The window TCTCAATGGCTGCACGAACCGATCGAACCCGAGAGCATCCGGCACGAACTCGCAGTGAAGATCCGAGGCGCGGCCTTCGACGACCCGTCCGTGCTGATCCGTGAGGTCGAACGACACCGCCAGGTGCACAGCGACCGGCTCGCGCACTATGTGACCGGGGAACTGCGCGACTTCACCGGCCCGGAAGCCCCCACCCCGCTCGACGCCGGTCAGGAACTGCAGCATGTCGTGCTGCGCGGCGGCATCGCGTACGAGCGGATGACGATCGCCTGGCTCGACGACGTACTCGCCACCCTCGGCCGGCTCGGCATGCCACACGCGCCCGCCTGACCGGGTCGGCCAACG of the Streptomyces koelreuteriae genome contains:
- a CDS encoding PadR family transcriptional regulator, whose product is MALEHAILVSLLEKPGSGYELARRFERSIGYFWTATHQQIYRVLKRMEGEGLLAVRALSQQSRPDKKEYSVVGPGRAALSQWLHEPIEPESIRHELAVKIRGAAFDDPSVLIREVERHRQVHSDRLAHYVTGELRDFTGPEAPTPLDAGQELQHVVLRGGIAYERMTIAWLDDVLATLGRLGMPHAPA